The following coding sequences are from one Buchnera aphidicola (Melaphis rhois) window:
- the nuoL gene encoding NADH-quinone oxidoreductase subunit L, translated as MSIAYIIILIPLTSCISLFFFKECFSDKQVLRFAIGSIFLSMLFSIYLMTTFSYQGENILTKKLWTFISVNGFKINFGLLIDGLSLTMLVMVTCIGFLIHLFSAWYMRIKCELSNYFAYMNLFIISMILLVLSDNLVFMFLGWEGVGICSYLLVGFYHKNISSGYAALKGFIITRIGDIFLLLSIFFIYREFGTTNFEELKLILKTITINEHIGSLYFITVFLLIGAIGKSAQVPLHTWLVDAMVGPTPVSALIHAATMVTAGVYLIARTHFLFLFCPEVLYILGIIGSSTLIISCCSALVQTDIKRILAYSTMSQIGYMLISLSMQNWTATIRHLIAHAILKALLFLSAGSIIISLNNERNIFKMGGLKNQLPFLYIAFLIGGASLSSFPIITSGFYSKGDILFFAWENNYIIFFISCFLGLLLTTIYTFRMVFVIFHRVVKKQCISKSSFSHNFPLVLLIVFSTFIESYIVFPLSYVFPMEKVIFHSRLLLEVICGFISLFGIVLSYYLWVVNSKIIDNILRTRVGMYINYFWINAWGFDCVYNLIFIKPYLYISKILYSDPIDIVIRYPKILLNDFYKKLLFIHNGYLHSYIILVLSGCLILLLTVTLHS; from the coding sequence ATGAGTATTGCGTATATAATAATTTTAATTCCGTTAACAAGTTGTATTTCATTATTTTTTTTTAAAGAATGTTTTTCTGATAAGCAAGTGTTAAGATTTGCAATTGGATCTATTTTTTTATCTATGTTATTTTCAATTTATTTAATGACAACATTTTCTTATCAAGGAGAAAATATATTAACTAAAAAATTATGGACATTCATATCCGTAAATGGTTTTAAAATTAATTTTGGATTATTGATAGATGGTTTGTCTCTTACTATGTTAGTTATGGTAACTTGTATAGGATTTCTGATTCATTTATTTTCTGCTTGGTATATGCGTATTAAATGTGAGTTATCAAATTATTTTGCTTATATGAATTTGTTTATTATTAGCATGATATTATTGGTTCTATCTGATAATTTAGTATTTATGTTTTTAGGATGGGAAGGAGTTGGGATATGTTCCTATTTATTAGTAGGATTTTATCATAAAAATATCAGTTCTGGTTATGCCGCTTTAAAAGGATTTATTATTACTAGAATTGGAGATATTTTTTTATTATTATCAATATTTTTTATTTATAGAGAATTTGGAACTACAAATTTTGAAGAATTAAAATTAATTTTAAAAACAATTACAATAAATGAGCATATAGGATCGTTATATTTTATTACTGTATTTCTGTTAATTGGAGCTATAGGAAAATCTGCTCAAGTTCCATTACATACTTGGTTAGTAGATGCTATGGTTGGTCCTACTCCGGTATCTGCTCTAATACATGCTGCTACTATGGTTACAGCTGGAGTATATTTGATAGCTCGAACTCATTTTTTATTTTTATTTTGTCCAGAAGTGTTATATATTTTAGGAATAATAGGTAGTAGTACTTTAATTATTTCTTGTTGTTCGGCTTTAGTTCAAACTGATATAAAACGAATATTAGCCTATTCGACTATGAGTCAAATAGGTTATATGTTGATTTCATTAAGTATGCAAAATTGGACTGCAACCATTAGACATTTAATTGCTCATGCAATTTTAAAAGCTTTGCTTTTTCTTTCTGCTGGTTCAATCATTATTTCATTAAACAATGAAAGAAACATTTTTAAAATGGGCGGATTAAAGAATCAACTTCCTTTTTTATACATTGCATTTTTAATTGGCGGTGCTTCTTTATCTTCGTTTCCTATTATTACGTCAGGATTCTACAGTAAAGGGGATATTTTATTTTTTGCTTGGGAAAATAATTATATTATTTTTTTTATATCTTGTTTCTTAGGTTTGTTGTTAACAACTATATATACATTCAGAATGGTGTTTGTAATATTTCATAGAGTTGTAAAGAAACAGTGTATATCTAAATCATCATTTAGTCATAATTTCCCATTGGTGTTATTGATAGTTTTTTCTACTTTTATTGAATCGTATATTGTGTTCCCATTGTCTTACGTTTTCCCTATGGAAAAAGTAATTTTTCATTCAAGGCTTTTATTAGAAGTTATATGTGGTTTTATATCTTTATTTGGCATTGTTTTATCTTATTATTTATGGGTAGTAAATAGTAAGATAATTGATAATATATTACGTACTAGAGTGGGAATGTATATAAATTATTTTTGGATTAATGCATGGGGTTTTGATTGTGTGTATAATTTAATTTTTATTAAACCTTATCTTTATATTTCTAAAATTTTATATTCTGATCCTATTGATATTGTTATTCGTTATCCTAAAATTTTGTTAAATGATTTTTATAAAAAATTATTATTCATTCATAATGGATATTTACATTCATACATCATATTGGTTTTATCTGGATGTTTAATATTACTATTAACTGTAACATTACATAGTTAA
- a CDS encoding NuoM family protein — protein MLLPIFIIIPFMGGILCWLFDRYGIKISHYIALVLMSIVLMLSISLLFYDLTLVSTNTNKSYWNFEYEVSWIKRFGIMFHLAADGFSILMLILTSILGIISILCSWDTVEDRIGLFYLNLLWILSFSIGIFLSIDLFLFFLFWEMIIFPVYFSIIFWGHRINDARTCLKRYAAANKFFMYSQCSGLILLFSILYLVYSYYASNHILSFNYDLLRSIKLNDFSESCIMLGFFLAFAIKVPIFPFHGWFAEFHTYSPISGALDISSILLKTSVYALLRFNIVLFPNSSSRFAYVFMLLGVITIFYASFVAFSQTDIKRLIAYTSISHTGFILIAIYSANQIAYQGIIIQTIAYAFSTAALYSLVGQLFQYTHTRNMKQMGGLWSNICWIPGFSMFFAAANLGMPGTGNFVGEFMILLGTFNNNVLLSSIVSFSLIISALCSLIMIQRTYFGYSFQYTCKHFIRRISRREMFISISLLVMLILIGLYPNIILNMSESPINNIRTVFSNFILTTRS, from the coding sequence ATGCTACTTCCTATTTTTATTATAATTCCTTTCATGGGTGGAATACTGTGTTGGCTTTTCGATCGATATGGTATAAAAATTTCTCATTATATTGCATTAGTATTAATGAGTATAGTTTTGATGCTATCTATTTCATTATTATTTTACGATCTAACGCTGGTATCTACGAATACAAATAAGTCTTATTGGAATTTTGAATACGAAGTTTCTTGGATAAAACGATTTGGAATTATGTTTCATTTAGCTGCGGATGGATTTTCTATTCTTATGCTAATATTAACTAGCATTTTAGGAATCATATCTATATTGTGTTCTTGGGATACAGTTGAGGATCGTATTGGATTATTTTATCTAAATTTATTATGGATCTTAAGTTTTTCTATAGGAATTTTTCTTTCCATTGATTTATTTTTATTTTTTTTATTTTGGGAAATGATAATATTTCCAGTATATTTTTCGATTATTTTTTGGGGTCATAGGATTAATGATGCGCGAACATGTTTAAAACGATATGCAGCTGCTAACAAATTTTTTATGTATTCTCAATGTTCTGGTTTAATTTTATTATTTTCGATTTTATATTTAGTGTATTCTTATTATGCGTCTAACCATATTTTAAGTTTTAATTATGATTTGCTTCGTAGTATTAAATTAAATGATTTTTCAGAAAGTTGCATTATGTTAGGATTTTTTTTAGCATTCGCTATAAAAGTTCCGATTTTTCCATTTCATGGATGGTTTGCAGAATTTCATACTTATTCTCCGATTTCAGGTGCATTAGATATTTCGAGTATTTTATTGAAAACATCTGTTTATGCATTACTACGATTTAATATCGTTCTTTTTCCTAATTCTTCGTCTAGGTTTGCGTATGTTTTTATGCTATTAGGAGTTATTACTATATTTTATGCTTCATTTGTAGCTTTTTCTCAGACTGATATTAAACGTTTAATCGCTTATACGTCTATATCACATACAGGTTTTATTTTAATTGCTATTTATAGTGCTAATCAGATAGCTTATCAAGGAATTATTATACAAACTATTGCTTATGCGTTTTCTACTGCTGCTTTATATAGTCTTGTAGGGCAACTATTTCAATATACTCATACCCGTAATATGAAGCAAATGGGTGGATTATGGTCCAACATATGTTGGATACCCGGTTTTTCTATGTTTTTTGCAGCTGCGAATTTAGGTATGCCTGGAACTGGAAATTTTGTTGGCGAATTTATGATATTGTTAGGCACATTTAATAATAATGTATTATTATCTAGCATTGTTTCTTTCTCTTTAATTATTTCTGCACTATGCTCTTTAATTATGATACAAAGGACATATTTTGGTTATTCTTTCCAATATACTTGCAAACATTTTATTCGACGTATATCTCGTCGTGAAATGTTTATATCGATATCATTGTTAGTCATGTTAATATTAATTGGATTATATCCTAATATAATTTTGAATATGTCCGAATCCCCTATAAACAATATCCGGACTGTTTTTTCTAATTTTATTTTAACTACAAGGTCGTAA
- a CDS encoding NADH-quinone oxidoreductase subunit N, translating to MIITAKQLIALSPIFILVLTVVIIMLLIAYDRDHFFTFLCSITGLTFTLLSLYIIRKDIPIDITVLFHIDKYSLLYISMIVLSSIFSCIFSYSYLKKILYNCEEYYLLLLFSTIGCISLIIANHMSIIFIGMELISLPALGLIAYAYFKKNSLEAAFKYMILSGAVSVLALFGIALIYSITGSLTLSSVIYELVTSISSPDNILLCGLGLVILAFSFKLSMFPFHIWTPDVYNGTISIVLTYLSTATKIAVFSLFFKIFIFLTSFNVEFFRTSLEAILCLSIIFGNFMAFFQTSIKRFLGYSSISQFGYFSVSLLSSNDFHFSLEVVGVCLIGYLLSSIGIFGLISIVSSLNNESKSDSITFYRGLFWSNPIFSSIMTIMLLSLSGIPMTIGFIGKFYILSLIVKENFWFLGIIFLIGSIIGMYSYLKIITCLYLKPLDSNSEMIHLNSSHRNHIIFLFIISLIVLLLGVYPNIVIDIASTSEPILFNIIS from the coding sequence ATGATAATAACTGCAAAACAGTTAATAGCATTGTCTCCAATATTTATTTTAGTATTAACTGTAGTAATTATAATGTTGCTTATTGCATATGATCGTGATCATTTTTTTACTTTTTTATGTTCTATTACAGGGTTAACGTTTACTTTATTATCTTTGTATATAATTCGAAAAGATATACCAATCGATATTACTGTATTATTTCATATAGATAAGTATTCATTATTGTATATTTCAATGATTGTTTTATCGAGTATTTTTTCATGTATATTTTCATATTCGTATCTAAAAAAAATTTTATACAATTGTGAAGAGTATTATTTATTATTGCTATTTTCTACAATTGGTTGTATTTCATTAATTATTGCTAATCATATGTCAATTATATTCATTGGCATGGAATTAATATCTTTACCTGCATTAGGATTAATTGCATATGCATATTTTAAAAAAAATTCTTTAGAAGCAGCTTTTAAGTATATGATTTTATCTGGAGCAGTATCGGTATTAGCATTATTTGGTATTGCTTTAATATATTCTATTACAGGAAGTTTAACATTATCGAGTGTGATATATGAATTAGTAACTTCTATTTCAAGTCCAGATAATATTTTGTTATGTGGTTTAGGATTGGTTATCTTAGCTTTTTCTTTTAAGTTGTCTATGTTTCCATTTCACATATGGACTCCAGATGTTTATAATGGAACTATTTCAATAGTATTGACTTATTTATCCACTGCTACAAAGATTGCAGTATTTAGTTTATTTTTCAAAATTTTTATTTTTTTAACATCTTTTAATGTAGAATTTTTTAGAACTTCTTTAGAAGCTATATTATGTTTATCGATTATTTTCGGGAATTTTATGGCTTTTTTTCAAACTAGTATTAAAAGATTTCTAGGATATTCATCTATTTCTCAGTTTGGATATTTTTCGGTATCTCTGTTATCTTCTAATGACTTTCATTTTTCTTTAGAAGTAGTAGGTGTATGTTTGATAGGTTATTTATTGTCCAGTATTGGAATATTCGGATTAATTAGTATCGTATCTAGTTTAAATAACGAATCAAAGTCTGATTCTATTACTTTTTATCGTGGTTTATTTTGGAGTAATCCAATTTTTTCAAGTATTATGACTATAATGTTATTATCTTTATCTGGTATTCCTATGACTATTGGTTTTATTGGTAAATTTTATATATTATCATTAATAGTTAAAGAAAATTTTTGGTTTTTAGGAATTATTTTTTTGATAGGATCAATAATTGGAATGTATTCTTACTTAAAAATAATTACATGTTTATATTTAAAACCATTAGACAGTAATTCTGAAATGATACATTTAAATTCAAGTCATAGAAATCATATAATTTTTTTATTCATTATATCATTGATAGTGTTATTGTTAGGTGTTTATCCTAATATAGTGATAGACATAGCTTCAACGTCTGAGCCTATTTTATTTAATATAATTTCATAA
- the folC gene encoding bifunctional tetrahydrofolate synthase/dihydrofolate synthase, translating into MKNNIIKQFSFYEWLNYIEKFRINIEHRKHNVICIARKLGILPLNAFIYIVGGTNGKGTTCFVLEKILLGLGYRVGLYTSPHLFQYTERLRINGRELNKNLHVLSFIRTEQARDTLSLTYYEFITLSALYLLRYSELDVIILEVGLGGRLDTTNIINPNISIITNIGLDHTEILGNNRDLIGFEKAGILRKNKIAIISEKNLPRSLKYIIKKDRVRLKLINKDWFYKKYNNSWAFISKEFHCLNLPIPKVSLIDTATALAALSESKCFINKNVVKHCISQISIPGRFQILSYNPKVILDVAHNFHATTYLSKQLIDIKGFSRIYAIVGILKNKDIKNVFLPLISVVDYWYCITLQTNRSVSAEIIVQYLPIGSSIICSSTKHAWNKIQNIVSTRDIIIAFGSFFTVYEMYKMLKFK; encoded by the coding sequence ATGAAAAATAATATTATTAAACAATTTTCTTTTTACGAATGGTTAAATTATATTGAGAAATTTCGCATAAATATTGAACATAGAAAGCATAATGTTATATGTATTGCTAGAAAGTTAGGGATATTGCCATTAAATGCATTTATTTATATAGTTGGAGGAACTAATGGAAAAGGAACTACATGTTTTGTATTAGAAAAAATATTGTTGGGTCTTGGTTATCGAGTAGGATTATATACTTCTCCGCATTTATTTCAATATACTGAACGTCTTCGCATTAATGGACGTGAATTAAACAAGAATTTGCATGTGCTTTCTTTTATTCGTACTGAGCAAGCACGAGATACGTTATCATTAACGTATTATGAGTTTATCACTTTGTCTGCTTTATATTTACTTAGATACAGTGAATTAGATGTAATTATTTTAGAAGTAGGTTTAGGTGGTAGATTAGATACTACTAACATAATTAATCCAAATATTTCAATTATAACAAATATAGGTTTAGATCATACTGAAATTTTAGGTAACAATCGAGATCTAATCGGTTTTGAAAAAGCTGGAATTCTTAGAAAAAATAAAATTGCAATTATTTCTGAAAAAAATTTACCTAGATCATTAAAATATATCATTAAAAAGGATAGAGTACGTTTAAAATTAATAAATAAAGATTGGTTTTATAAAAAATATAATAATAGTTGGGCGTTTATTAGTAAAGAATTTCATTGCCTAAATTTGCCTATTCCTAAAGTATCATTAATAGATACTGCTACGGCGTTAGCAGCTCTTTCTGAATCAAAATGTTTTATAAATAAAAATGTTGTTAAACATTGTATTAGTCAAATATCTATTCCTGGACGTTTTCAGATATTATCTTATAATCCTAAAGTTATTTTAGATGTAGCACATAATTTTCATGCTACGACATATTTATCCAAACAATTAATAGATATAAAAGGATTTAGTCGAATATATGCTATAGTTGGGATATTAAAAAATAAAGATATTAAAAATGTTTTTTTACCATTAATTTCAGTAGTAGATTATTGGTATTGTATTACATTACAAACTAATCGAAGCGTTTCTGCTGAAATCATTGTTCAATATTTACCTATTGGTTCTTCTATAATTTGCTCTAGTACTAAACATGCTTGGAACAAGATTCAAAATATTGTTAGTACTCGAGATATTATTATAGCTTTTGGATCTTTTTTTACAGTATATGAAATGTATAAGATGTTAAAATTTAAATAA
- a CDS encoding CvpA family protein: protein MNRIDYISIVIIIISTTISFFRGFFQEIISVLMWGIGIYIFSKYYYWFSFLSIYINNKIIRYMIHFVTFFMFFLIIREILNYLIIAFINQFHLFVFNQILGICFGIIRGVLIICTILFFLEFSTNFVHSKNFKNSLLIPYYNYFIKILLKHVIKNVFIK from the coding sequence ATGAACAGAATAGATTATATTTCAATAGTGATTATTATCATTTCTACTACAATAAGCTTCTTTCGTGGTTTTTTTCAAGAAATTATATCAGTGTTGATGTGGGGAATAGGAATATATATATTTTCAAAATATTATTATTGGTTTTCTTTTTTATCGATTTATATTAATAACAAGATTATAAGATACATGATTCATTTCGTAACTTTTTTCATGTTCTTTTTAATTATTAGAGAAATATTAAATTATTTAATAATAGCATTTATAAACCAATTTCATTTATTTGTTTTTAACCAAATATTAGGAATATGTTTTGGTATTATTAGAGGTGTATTGATCATTTGTACGATATTGTTTTTCCTGGAATTTTCAACTAATTTTGTTCATAGTAAAAATTTTAAAAATTCATTATTAATTCCTTATTATAATTATTTTATAAAAATATTATTAAAGCATGTTATAAAAAATGTTTTTATAAAATGA
- a CDS encoding ribose-phosphate pyrophosphokinase, with the protein MPDMKLFSGNSVPNLAKSIANRLYMSLGHALVGQFSDGEISVQINENVRGNDVFIIQSTCYPTNDNLMELIVMVDALRRASAGRITAVIPYFGYARQDRRVRSSRVPITAKVIADVFSSIGIDRVLTVDLHAEQIQGFFDVPVDNVFGSLILLEDMLQINLNNPIVVSPDIGGVVRARAIAKLLNDTDMAIIDKRRPNANISQIMNIIGDVSNRDCVLVDDIIDTGGTLCKAAEALKERGANRVFAYATHPIFSGNAAKNLKNSVIDEVVVCDTIPLSQDIKVLRNVRTLTLAGMLAEAIRRISNEESISAMFEH; encoded by the coding sequence GTGCCTGATATGAAATTATTTTCTGGAAACTCTGTTCCTAACTTAGCAAAATCTATAGCTAATAGATTATATATGAGCCTAGGACATGCATTAGTAGGCCAATTTAGTGACGGTGAAATTAGCGTTCAAATAAATGAAAATGTTCGAGGAAATGATGTGTTTATTATTCAATCAACATGTTATCCCACTAATGACAATCTTATGGAACTAATAGTAATGGTAGATGCTCTAAGACGAGCATCAGCAGGTAGAATTACAGCCGTAATTCCTTATTTTGGATACGCTAGACAAGACCGTCGGGTGCGTTCCTCTCGAGTACCAATTACTGCTAAAGTAATAGCTGATGTTTTCTCTAGTATTGGAATAGATCGAGTACTAACAGTAGATCTTCATGCTGAACAAATTCAAGGATTTTTTGATGTTCCCGTCGATAACGTATTCGGTAGTTTAATTTTATTAGAAGACATGCTACAAATAAATCTCAATAATCCTATAGTAGTTTCTCCAGATATTGGAGGAGTAGTAAGAGCAAGAGCTATTGCAAAATTACTGAACGATACAGATATGGCTATTATTGATAAACGCAGACCTAATGCTAATATATCACAAATTATGAACATCATCGGAGATGTTTCAAATCGAGATTGCGTTTTAGTAGACGACATAATTGATACAGGAGGAACATTATGCAAAGCTGCAGAAGCGCTAAAAGAAAGAGGAGCTAACCGAGTATTTGCATATGCAACACATCCTATTTTCTCAGGAAATGCAGCGAAAAATTTAAAAAATTCAGTTATTGACGAAGTGGTAGTTTGCGATACCATTCCTTTATCACAAGATATTAAAGTACTTCGAAATGTAAGAACGCTAACACTAGCTGGTATGTTAGCAGAAGCTATCCGTCGAATTAGTAATGAAGAATCTATATCTGCTATGTTTGAACATTAA
- the ispE gene encoding 4-(cytidine 5'-diphospho)-2-C-methyl-D-erythritol kinase, which translates to MNTMWFSPAKINLFLYITNVRKDGYHNIQTLFQLLNYGDTIYITPNNSGKIKLLTHMPHISYSQNTMIHAAKLLKRKAQYLINHSLPLGVNISIKKNIPIGGGLGGGSSNAATILLVLNKLWNIKFKLSTLIKLGEQIGSDVPVFITGKTSIAEGTGNILYPIKTKKKWYLISYPKIKISTKKVFSHPKLKRNSKKKCITLLLKMPFKNDCEQLITKKFRKIKNLITWLSKYAPSRITGTGSCVFSEFNSKQDANKILSILPSNIFGFITSSTNTSMLYRQL; encoded by the coding sequence ATGAATACTATGTGGTTTTCTCCCGCAAAAATCAATCTATTTCTCTATATTACAAACGTTCGAAAAGATGGCTATCATAACATTCAAACATTATTTCAATTATTGAATTATGGAGATACAATATACATTACTCCTAACAATAGTGGAAAGATAAAGTTATTAACGCATATGCCGCATATATCTTATTCCCAAAATACAATGATTCATGCAGCAAAGCTGTTAAAAAGAAAAGCACAATATCTAATAAATCATTCATTACCACTAGGAGTTAATATTTCTATAAAAAAAAATATTCCGATAGGAGGAGGGCTAGGAGGAGGATCTTCTAACGCAGCAACAATTTTACTGGTACTCAACAAACTATGGAACATAAAATTTAAACTCTCGACATTAATTAAACTTGGAGAACAAATTGGATCTGACGTTCCTGTATTTATTACAGGTAAAACATCTATAGCAGAAGGAACAGGAAATATATTATATCCTATAAAAACAAAAAAAAAATGGTACTTAATATCTTATCCAAAAATCAAAATTTCTACTAAAAAAGTTTTTTCTCATCCAAAATTAAAAAGAAATTCGAAAAAAAAATGTATCACGTTACTATTAAAAATGCCCTTTAAAAATGATTGTGAACAACTTATCACAAAAAAATTTCGAAAAATAAAAAATTTAATTACATGGCTATCTAAGTATGCACCTTCTCGAATTACAGGAACAGGATCTTGTGTTTTTTCTGAATTTAATTCAAAACAAGATGCAAATAAAATTCTTTCTATACTACCTTCAAATATTTTCGGATTTATTACAAGTAGTACTAATACCTCCATGTTATATAGACAACTATAG
- the lolB gene encoding lipoprotein insertase outer membrane protein LolB, producing MRFKHFFFTTIFCLLHTSCSINISNTLKYRLTWENQKNALKKIKEFQINGYLLCFSRKTKIFSWFLFKQYSPQHYDITFINPIGQIQLKVVFYKNIFKITDNEGKMHINQQPEITLFKAIGLKIPLNSFNKWMIGLPEKKQKYSLKDHTYVNELQCFYKKKLWKITYSYHKNKKTLPLLPNWIKIKQENDFIIFNINKWILK from the coding sequence ATGCGATTTAAACATTTTTTCTTTACCACAATATTTTGTTTATTACATACCTCATGTTCTATCAATATATCTAATACATTAAAATATAGATTAACGTGGGAAAATCAAAAAAATGCTTTAAAAAAAATAAAAGAATTTCAAATAAATGGTTACTTATTATGCTTTTCAAGAAAAACGAAAATTTTTAGTTGGTTTTTATTTAAACAATATTCACCGCAGCATTACGACATTACATTTATTAATCCTATTGGACAGATACAATTAAAAGTCGTTTTTTATAAAAACATTTTCAAAATCACTGATAACGAAGGTAAAATGCACATTAATCAACAACCAGAAATAACTTTATTCAAAGCAATTGGTTTAAAAATACCATTAAATTCTTTTAATAAATGGATGATTGGATTACCTGAAAAAAAACAAAAATATAGTCTTAAAGATCATACATATGTAAACGAGTTACAGTGTTTTTATAAAAAAAAATTATGGAAAATTACATATTCATATCATAAAAATAAAAAAACTCTTCCATTACTACCTAATTGGATTAAAATAAAACAAGAAAATGATTTTATTATTTTTAATATTAATAAATGGATTTTAAAATAA
- the prfA gene encoding peptide chain release factor 1 yields the protein MKSSIIKKLQALHKRYKKIEYMLSDSNIITNQDKFRELSKEYLKLSDINNCFINWKENERNKITVSHLLNDIELRDIAEEELKIVLLNKVKLENQLKALLLPNDPFDQRSCFVEIRAATGGDEAAIFAGDLFKMYMRYSELRHWETETINITHSDQGGLKDVIMQVTGKGACGRLKFESGGHRVQRVPRTDSQGRIHTSTCTVAVMPVVLEKEIEKINPNDLKIDTFRSSGAGGQHVNTTDSAIRITHIPTGHVVECQDERSQHKNKAKALSVLVSRIQAEQYSQRRKKNAIMRRDLVGSGMRSDRNRTYNFSKNRVTDHRIDLVLYSLSDILNGKLDLLIEPIIQEYQANYLSDFSNYTIL from the coding sequence GTGAAAAGTTCTATTATTAAAAAATTGCAAGCTTTACATAAAAGGTATAAGAAAATTGAATATATGTTATCTGATAGTAATATTATTACTAATCAAGATAAGTTTCGCGAGTTATCTAAGGAATATTTAAAATTATCTGACATTAACAATTGTTTTATTAATTGGAAAGAAAATGAACGCAATAAAATAACAGTTTCACATTTATTGAATGATATTGAATTGCGTGATATAGCTGAAGAAGAATTAAAAATAGTTCTTCTTAACAAAGTTAAATTAGAAAATCAATTGAAAGCGTTATTATTGCCTAATGATCCGTTTGATCAAAGAAGTTGTTTCGTCGAAATAAGAGCAGCAACAGGTGGAGATGAAGCTGCTATTTTTGCTGGTGATTTATTTAAAATGTATATGCGTTATTCAGAATTACGTCATTGGGAAACAGAAACAATTAATATTACTCATAGCGATCAAGGTGGTTTGAAAGACGTTATCATGCAGGTTACTGGTAAAGGAGCGTGTGGTAGATTAAAATTTGAATCTGGAGGACACAGAGTACAGAGAGTACCTAGAACAGATTCTCAAGGACGAATACATACTTCTACGTGCACAGTGGCGGTCATGCCAGTAGTATTGGAAAAAGAAATAGAGAAAATTAATCCTAATGATTTAAAAATTGACACTTTTAGATCTTCTGGAGCAGGTGGTCAACATGTAAATACAACAGATTCTGCTATTAGAATTACTCATATTCCAACTGGTCATGTAGTAGAATGTCAAGATGAACGCTCACAACATAAAAATAAAGCGAAAGCGTTATCTGTTTTAGTTTCAAGAATTCAAGCAGAGCAATATTCTCAACGTCGTAAAAAAAATGCTATTATGCGTCGCGATCTTGTAGGTAGTGGAATGCGTTCAGATAGAAATAGAACATATAATTTTTCAAAAAATAGAGTAACTGATCATAGGATCGATTTAGTTTTATATTCTTTGAGCGATATATTAAATGGAAAATTAGATTTATTAATTGAACCAATTATTCAAGAATACCAAGCTAACTATTTGTCTGACTTTTCTAACTATACTATATTATGA